The following are encoded together in the Lathyrus oleraceus cultivar Zhongwan6 chromosome 3, CAAS_Psat_ZW6_1.0, whole genome shotgun sequence genome:
- the LOC127132228 gene encoding tRNA(His) guanylyltransferase 1: MANSKYEYVKCFELEDEVMFPSFILVSINACNLSKPYDVNALNLMNSCAVAVLEEFADVVLAYGFSDEYTFVFKKSTKFYERRASKVLSIISSFFSSLFVRKWREFFQQKELHSPPSFHGKVVACASTDALQAYLLWRQNICHLKNQYDQCFWRLVERGMNEREAQEFIDGAKKRDLNDILFDEFNVNYNTLDPIFRQGSCILKTMVGAVVKYTETGAPVKRQRREIITVHSKKIASTRFWNEHSILLKELGVFVEEINNVKPEYVRSFEFDSKLMPFTWVVVRIDGCHFHRFSEIHDFAKPNDDRALNLMNSCAVAVLEEFRQDIVFAYGVSDEYSFILKKSTDLYERRASKIISAIVSFFTSSYVMRWKDFFPQSELNYPPSFDARAVCYPSAEILRDYLSWRQVDCHINNQYNTCFWKLVASGKSKREAQRSLKGAQLQKKIEELAIDYNKLPVMFRQGSSVFWDRVDNVLIHQENGESSENYGKVIVQHIDIIGSAFWLEHPGILRGFEAPN; encoded by the coding sequence ATGGCAAACAGCAAATATGAGTATGTCAAGTGTTTTGAACTTGAGGATGAGGTGATGTTTCCGAGTTTTATCCTTGTTTCGATCAATGCTTGTAATCTTTCCAAGCCTTATGATGTAAATGCCTTGAATTTGATGAACTCTTGTGCTGTTGCGGTGCTCGAAGAGTTTGCTGATGTAGTCCTCGCATATGGGTTTAGTGATGAGTATACATTTGTTTTCAAGAAGAGCACCAAGTTCTATGAAAGGCGAGCTAGTAAAGTGTTATCCattatttcttcttttttctCATCACTCTTTGTGAGAAAATGGCGCGAATTCTTCCAACAGAAGGAACTACATTCTCCTCCTTCTTTCCATGGGAAAGTTGTAGCTTGTGCATCCACCGACGCCCTTCAAGCTTATCTTTTGTGGAGGCAAAATATCTGTCATTTGAAAAATCAATATGATCAATGCTTTTGGCGACTTGTGGAGCGCGGAATGAATGAGAGGGAAGCACAAGAGTTCATTGATGGAGCTAAGAAACGCGACTTAAATGATATTTTATTTGATGAGTTCAATGTCAATTACAATACACTGGATCCAATATTTCGACAAGGTTCCTGTATTCTAAAGACAATGGTAGGGGCTGTGGTGAAGTACACAGAAACGGGTGCTCCAGTTAAAAGACAAAGAAGAGAGATAATCACAGTGCATTCCAAGAAAATAGCAAGCACGCGATTTTGGAATGAACATTCTATTCTTTTGAAGGAGCTTGGTGTTTTTGTGGAGGAGATTAACAATGTGAAACCGGAGTATGTCAGGTCCTTTGAGTTTGATAGCAAGTTGATGCCATTTACATGGGTTGTAGTTCGAATAGATGGATGCCACTTCCACAGATTTTCTGAGATACATGACTTTGCGAAGCCAAATGATGATAGAGCTCTTAACTTGATGAATTCATGTGCGGTTGCTGTCTTAGAAGAATTTAGGCAGGATATAGTCTTTGCTTATGGGGTTAGCGACGAGTATAGTTTCATTCTTAAGAAATCCACCGATCTTTATGAAAGGAGAGCTAGTAAAATCATATCAGCCATTGTGTCTTTCTTCACATCCTCTTACGTGATGCGATGGAAAGATTTCTTCCCTCAAAGTGAGTTAAACTACCCTCCTTCTTTCGATGCACGAGCAGTGTGCTATCCATCTGCTGAGATATTACGGGACTATCTTTCGTGGAGGCAAGTGGATTGTCACATAAACAATCAATATAACACTTGTTTCTGGAAGCTTGTTGCATCAGGAAAAAGCAAAAGAGAAGCTCAGCGTAGTCTAAAGGGTGCTCAACTGCAAAAGAAAATTGAAGAATTGGCTATTGACTATAATAAATTGCCAGTGATGTTCCGACAAGGGTCCTCAGTTTTTTGGGATAGGGTAGACAATGTTCTCATCCATCAGGAGAATGGAGAGTCTTCCGAAAATTATGGAAAAGTCATTGTACAACACATTGACATCATTGGATCAGCCTTTTGGCTAGAACACCCTGGTATCCTTAGAGGATTTGAAGCTCCAAATTGA